In Miscanthus floridulus cultivar M001 chromosome 5, ASM1932011v1, whole genome shotgun sequence, one genomic interval encodes:
- the LOC136451165 gene encoding uncharacterized protein: protein MNPSSILIWNARGLNQKARQNSVRDTILSSNADIVCLQETKVADLSQRLFLSVFGSSFDNHIALPANGTRGGVLIAWKGCSCQAIATRVDTYSVSVLFSEQEGRNWWFTGVYGPQGDDEKVLFLQELRDIRALCNGPWLVAGDFNLIYQAADKNNANLDRAMMGRFRRFLDDMEVKEIPLLGRKYTWSNERQSPTLVRLDRGQMVSLVDFINPAGMLSRVIC, encoded by the exons ATGAATCCTTCATCTATCCTAATTTGGAATGCACGCGGCCTCAATCAGAAGGCTCGTCAGAATTCAGTCCGGGACACCATCCTTTCTAGTAATGCAGATATTGTATGTCTCCAAGAAACAAAGGTTGCTGACTTATCTCAGCGTCTTTTTCTCTCGGTGTTTGGATCATCTTTCGATAATCATATTGCCCTTCCAGCCAATGGAACTAGAGGTGGTGTCTTAATTGCCTGGAAAGGGTGCTCCTGCCAAGCCATTGCTACCAGAGTGGACACCTATTCAGTTTCAGTCCTGTTTTCCGAGCAAGAAGGTCGCAATTGGTGGTTTACTGGGGTTTATGGGCCTCAAGGTGATGATGAGAAGGTTCTCTTCCTGCAGGAGCTCAGGGATATTCGCGCTCTTTGCAATGGGCCTTGGTTAGTAGCTGGGGACTTTAATCTCATTTATCAAGCCGCTGACAAAAATAATGCAAACTTAGATAGAGCAATGATGGGCAGATTCAGGCGCTTTCTGGATGATATGGAGGTAAAGGAGATTCCCCTGCTTGGTCGAAAATATACATGGTCAAATGAGAGGCAATCACCTACCTTGGTCAGGCTAGACAGA GGCCAGATGGTTTCACTGGTAGATTTTATAAATCCTGCTGGAATGTTATCAAGGGTGATCTGCTAA
- the LOC136451499 gene encoding FCS-Like Zinc finger 8-like: MLRRMVPDPAPDSSGSGGGGDARPRVGVGSGAALFAVPRLFVGFAAKRAAPDAESSRSPTSPLDPKALLLRSPRMTWGAPGLVDALAADAAVANRLLSPRLRLIRPHSSPPKDCGGPVVGGGRHSQPELGKTMSCPAPDTAAAAAAGGMSVPCSRFQFRHGDLKSGPEATRSVSDAGAHLVISNASKRHSFDLGKLPGPGSLPASRRFVGSVSASEIEQSEDYTRIIARGPNPKTTHIFGDCILEPRTVGGGDDEAAAMESEEGAAGCCYVVVKCAAEAATGADDFLSSCFACKKKLEGNDIYIYRGEKAFCSANCRDPEIQLKEEAENNTGSVSPRSSCSSFHDDIFMSGMVVAT, from the exons ATGCTGCGGAGGATGGTACCCGACCCGGCCCCGGACTCCTCCGGCTCCGGCGGGGGCGGGGACGCCCGGCCCCGCGTCGGCGTTGGGAGCGGCGCCGCGCTCTTCGCCGTGCCGCGCCTCTTCGTCGGGTTCGCCGCCAAGCGCGCAGCGCCCGACGCGGAGTCGTCCAGGAGCCCGACGTCGCCACTGGACCCCAAGGCGCTGCTGCTCCGGTCGCCGCGGATGACCTGGGGCGCGCCGGGCCTCGTCGACGCcctcgccgccgacgccgccgtcgCCAACCGCCTGCTCAGCCCGCGCCTGAGGCTCATCAGGCCGCACAGCTCCCCGCCTAAGGACTGCGGAGGCCCCGTTGTCGGCGGCGGTCGGCACTCGCAGCCGGAGCTCGGCAAGACGATGTCCTGCCCCGCCCCGGacaccgcggccgccgccgccgccggcggcatgTCGGTGCCGTGCAGTAGGTTCCAGTTCCGCCACGGGGATCTGAAGTCTGGTCCTGAGGCCACTCGGTCGGTGTCGGACGCCGGCGCTCACCTCGTCATCAGCAACGCCAGCAAGCGCCACTCATTCGACCTCGGCAAGCTCCCGGGCCCGGGCTCGCTGCCGGCGTCCCGGCGCTTCGTCGGCTCGGTCTCCGCGAGCGAGATCGAGCAGTCCGAGGACTACACCCGCATCATCGCGCGTGGGCCCAACCCCAAGACGACGCACATCTTCGGCGACTGCATCCTGGAGCCTCGCACGGTCGGGGGCGGTGACGACGAGGCCGCCGCCATGGAGTCGGAGGAAGGAGCCGCCGGGTGCTGCTACGTCGTGGTCAAGTGCGCCGCGGAGGCCGCCACCGGCGCCGATGACTTCCTCAGCTCCTGCTTCGCTTGCAAGAAGAAGCTTGAAGGCAACGACATTTACATCTACCG CGGCGAGAAGGCATTCTGCAGCGCCAATTGCCGGGACCCGGAGATCCAGCTGAAGGAGGAAGCCGAGAACAACACGGGCAGCGTGTCCCCCcggtcctcctgctcctccttccACGACGACATCTTCATGTCCGGCATGGTGGTCGCCACATGA